The following DNA comes from Mucisphaera calidilacus.
CGCCTCGATCGCCAACCCCTTCGAGTTGATCTCGTCGATCACGTCGCCGAGCGTCACCTCGTTGCCCTGCGTCAGATCCACCACCGCCGAATCATTCAACGCGTCCGTGATCGTGAACTGGCCACGCACGATGCCCAGCTTGTCCAGCCGCGTCGCCTCCGAGATGTACTTGAGCTGCAGGTTGCCGCCGTCGACCGACCCGCCCGTGTGCTCGCCCACAATCCCCAGCTCCGACGCCAGCATGCCACCCTCCTCGGTCACCGTCAGGCTGCCCGAGCCACCCGAAACGTCCTTCAACTCAATACCGTTGTTCGCGCCATTGATCGACGCATACACCCCGATCGACGAGGTCGCCGCATTGATCTGATCCACAAGGTCCGTCACCGACTCAGCGCCCGCCAGGTCAAAGATGACGGTCGCCCCGAGACCGTTCGTCACGCCGATCTCATCCTCGATCGCCAGGCCGCGACCACCCAGAAGATTGGTGACCAGCTTCGAGCCCATCTCCGCGACCAGCCGGCCGCCCACGATCTCATCACCCGCCACGTCCCCGACAATCCCCAGGTCCGTCGCCGCGCTGCTGCCCGACGCGTCCGCCACCACGAGGTTCCCGCCCCCGCCCGTCGTGTCAACGAGCGTCAGGCTCGATCCGTCACGCACCCCGCCGTCCGAAACCTTCGCCGTCACCGCCCCACCCGTCGCCGACGCGATCGCATCCATCACATCGCCAAGCGACGTCGCCTCGCCAAGATCCACCGAGTGCGTCGCACCCGAACGATCCGTGATCGTGAAGTCCGTCGAGAACGACGACATCCGGATGCCGTTCCCGTCGTTGAGATTCGTCAGCACCGTCTCCCGGCCCATGTAGTTGAGCCGCGCCGAGACCAGCTTGCCGGTCGGGTCCGAGGCCGCGCTCGCGTCCACACCGCCCGACGCCGAGAGCCCCAGGCTCTCCGCCGCCTCCGACTCCGCCACCGTCAGCGTCCCCGAACCGCCCGAGATATCCGTCAGCGTCAGACCGTCATCCGTGATCGACGCACGCACCCCTATGCCCGTCGTCGTGTTGATCGCCTCGAGCACGTCCTCGATGTTGACCGCCGTGCTGATGTCGATGTCCGCCGTCCGCCCCGACTGGTCCGTGATCGTCAGCACGCCACGCGTGACGCCCTCGCCGCCCCGGAGCGCCGACAGCCGCGTCCGCGTCGACAAAGCCGACTCCGCACGGTCAAAGCTGATCGAACCCGCGTCCAGAGGCGTGATGTCCTTGTCCGAGAAACCGTCCGTGATCACCTGCTGGCTCCGGACCAGCTGCGACACGCTGAACGTGTATGAGCCCGGCACCGCCCCCGTCGACGACGTCGCCGACGCCACCGACTCGTTGCTGCTGCTCGCCGTCGTGCTCCGGAAGACCGTCGAACGCGACAGCGTCGACACACTGCTCTTGACCGACAAGAGCTTCGCGCTCACGTCCTGGTACGCCACCTGCTGCGCCGCCAGCTCCGCGTTGCGGATCTCCAGCTGCGTCCGAGGGCCCGTCTGCAACTGGATCAGCTGATCCACCAGCGATAAATAATCGATGCCGCTGACAAGACCGACACCTGATGTAATCTGTCCCATGGCACACCTCACAACGACGCGACAGACCGCGCCACATCTTTAGATCGGGTACCCGGTCAGGACGGCTTGAAGACATGCCCCACACCACCCTGAACCAAAGCCCGTCAACCCCTTACCCCAACACTATCGGCTGGATCGCCCTGCTCCTGAGCCTGCTGACGATCCCACAGATCACGCTCGGGCAAAGACTTAAAGAAAGCGACCTCGGAACCACCCTCTGGCTCGAACTCGACACCGCGCCTTTCCCCCACGAGAGCCGCGCCGAGGGCTACACCCGACGCGACACGACCTACCCCTTCGAGGAGCACTACAACGACAAGACCGTCCTCGTGTTCACGCCCAAGGGTTATAAACCCCTCAATAGCATTGACTTTCTGATCTACTTCCACGGCCACCGCAACCACGTCCGCCAGGCCGTCGATGTGTTTCGCCTCCGCGAGCAGCTGGTCGCCTCGGGCCGCCAGCTCGTGCTCGTCTTCCCGCAGGGGCCCTACAACGCCTCCGACTCGTCGTGCGGCAAGATGGCCGATCAGGACGGCCTAAAGTTATTACTGAAAGATATTTGCGGTCATTACCCGGTCCCCTTCGGCAGCGACGACCCCGCCATCGGCAGGGTTGTTCTCTCGGGGCACTCCGGCGCCTATCTTGGGATTGGGCAGTGCCTTAAGGTCGGCGGGCTCCGTGATCACATCGACGAGGTGCACCTGCTGGACGCCAGCTACGGCCAGTGGGACGCCTACGTCGGCTGGATGGCCGAGGACCCTGCGAGCCACCGCTTCTTCTCGATCTTCACCGACCACCTCGCTGCTGCTAACGTTGGCATGATCACAGAGTTACAGGCACGCGGCCTGACCGCCACACTCGTCGGCGACCGCTTCGAAACCCTGGGTGGCGGGCCGTGGCCCCAGCGGGTGTTCGTGCACAGCCGGCTGAGCGACCACAACCAGGCCGTGGCCTGGCTCGAACGCTCGCTGCGCGCCAGAAAGCCAGTTGCAGCAGAGGATTAGGGCTTGGGTGGTGTCTTGCCCAACCGCTCGAGGACGGCGCAGAGGTCGGACCAGACCTTTTTGCGGTTGTCGACGGTGTAGGAGCGGAGCAGGTAGGCGGGGTGGAAGGTCGGCATCACTGGAACTTCTGGATTGGCATCGACATACGAATGCCAGGTTCCCCGGATCCGTGTGATGCCTTCCCTGGTATTGAGGATGAGTTTGGCCGCGGGGCCGCCAAGGGTCACGATGGCCTTGGGCCGGATGGTTTCGATCTGGCGACGGAGGTAGCCGGAGCAGGCGTCGACCTCGTCGGCGGCGGGGTTGCGGTTGCCGGGTGGGCGGCACTTGACGACGTTGGCGATATAAACCTCGCTGCGGGAAAGACCCATAGCAACGATCTGTTTTTCGAGGAGCTGTCCGGCGCGGCCGACGAAGGGCACGCCCTGCTCGTCCTCGTTCTGGCCGGGGCCCTCGCCGATGAACATGATGTCGGCGTCGGGGTCGCCTTCGCCGAAGACGGTCTGCGTACGACCGGCGGCAAGGGCGCAGCGCACACAGGCGGCCACCTCAGACCTTAAGTCGTTGAGAACACTGAGTTTGCCGTCAGAATCGAGCTCTGGCGCGGATTTCTGATTTTGGTCCATTTTCGCTCGTTTTGAGCCGTTTTCGTCCAAATCGGGTCCGTTTTCGTCCGTTTTGGGTCGTTTTGGCTCGTTTTCGTGTCGTTTTGTGCGCGCCGAAACCACGTTTGTGCGCGCCTCGGGTGTCGGGTTTGTGCGCGCCGTTTCCGGGCGTTTCGGGGGGAGGTTGGTGGTGGTTCCGAGGGGGACGGCATCGATGTCGAGGAGCGCATCGGCGTGGAGGTGCTGGCGAAGGCGTCGCAGGTCGCGTGGGTCCATGGCTTCAGGATACGGTCTGGCGCGGCTGTAGGGGTTGTGCGGGATGAAGGTCCGAGAAGTCTGGCGGCGGGTGCGGGACGGGTCGGGTGTCCGATAGACGATCGTGCCGACGGAGCCGCGTGTGGTTCCGCAACCCAGTCAGAAGGAGTCTGATCCATGTCATCTGATGCCAGTACCCAGAACCGCACCGTGCTCGGCGCTGATTGCAGCATTGCCGGCGACCTCTCGATTGACAACGACGCGACGCTGCTCGGCCAGTTCGAGGGCGAGCTGCGTGTGAGCCGTTCGCTTGAGATCGGCGGCTCGGCGCGAGCGCGCGGCACGATCATGGCCGGTGCCGTGATGATGTCGGGCGAGGCGGAGGCGGTGATCATCGCTGAGCAGGTGGTTCACCTGCTGCCCGGCTGCCGCGTGAAGGGCCGTATTTTCGCTCCGCAGCTTCAGGTCGAGGAGGGCGCGATGTTCGACGGCGAGCTGTGCGTGAGCCCGAACGCGATCGAGGCGGCGGAGTCGCACATGAAGAGTTCGCAGGCTTCGGCGCGTCCGTCGATGCACGAGAGTGCTCCGGGCGGCCATGACGTCCAGACCGTGCCGAGCGCGGTGGCGACGCTTCTGGAGCGTCGGCGTCAGCAGCAGTCGGCGAGTGAAGCCCAGGCCGCCTGAGCGTGCTGCTCACAACCGGTCAGGGCATGACCCATGCCGATCAAACCCCCGAGCCTGGGTTTTCTGACGACACGCAAGCCGGCCCCGCGGTCGCAGCGTTGGGTGAGTTGCCCGACCTGCGGGCGCGGGTTCGAGGTTTCGTCGCGGGCGATTTCCGCGACGTGCCCGACGTGCACGCGTCACTTCGTCTTTGACGACGTCTCGATCCGCAAGGACACGAAGCGTGACGTCTCGACGATGGGTCATGTTCACGTGGAGCCGGGCAGCGGGATGATCGGTCGTGTGGTGTGCGGCTCGCTGACGATCGAGGGTCGTTACGACGGCGACGCGACGGTGTTCGGGGCGGCGTTGCTGGTGGAGGATGCGGACTGCCGGGGGGTGGTCCGGGCGCGGAGCCTGAGCGTGCCGGCGGGGACGACGTTCTACGGCAAGGCTCACATCGGTTCGATGCGGGACGACGATCCCGAGACGTTTGGCGTGTTGCCCGGGGGTTCGGTCGAGCCTCATCAGCGTGAGGCGATCCGGACGGTGATCCCGACGCGTCTGAGGCGGACGAAGATTCTGAAGGCTGTGGGGGCGGGGGATTCGTGAGGGGTTCACACGGCCGCCTTGGAGATTCGGTTGCGGTGTGCCACCCGGAGGGGCGGGGTCCAGAGTTCGCGATTTTGGTTCGCTGAGGGTTGGGTTCTCGTTACGGCGAATTGAGGGTGACCCAGGGGCGGAGACGTTCGAGGGTTTTGGGGCCGATGCGTGGGACGTCGTCGAGTTGGGTGATGGTGGTAAAGGGGCCGTGGCGTTCGCGGTGCTCGATGATGTTTTCGCTGAGTTTGGGTCCGATGCCCGGGAGGAGCTGGAGGTCGGCGGCGGGGGCGGCGTTGACGTCGATGCGCAGGCCGGCGGGCCGGGGCGCGATGGTGTTGATAGGGATGGGGCAGAGGAGCGCGGCGAGGATCGGGAGGATCAGCAGCGGGCAATATTTCCACATGTGATCATTGTATCATCAGGCCGGCTGCTGGGGCTGGAGGTTGAAGCGTTTGCGGAGTTCGAGGAGTCGTGCGGCGGCGGGTTTGGGTTCGAGGTTCTCGGCGAGGAGTCCTGCGAGGGGCAGTGACATGTCGGGGTGGTCGACGACTTCTTTCCAGAGGACGGTTTCGACGAAGGGTCGGCTGGCGGCGATCTGTGTGACGGCTTCGAGCCAGTGCCCCTGCACGGTGGCGTTCCAGGGTCGTCGCCAGATGCCGCACTCGGAGTCGGCGGGGAGGTCGGAGTCGGTGTCGTTGATCATCTCGGAGGTGACGGGTGAGGAGGGCACGCCGATGACGACCTGGAGGGGTTTGCCGAGGGCACCGTAGCGGTCGATGAGGGTGGCGAGCTGCATGAGGTCGCGGCAGAACTGTCCGGGCTGTGCCTGGCCCATGAGGATCTGGAGGCTGAATCCGTCGAAGACGTTTCCGGCCTGGACGACGAGGTCGGCGTAGAGGGCTGGGGGGATGGATCGGACGTTGGCGGCGAAGTACTCGCCGAAGGGCTGTCGGAGGCCGATGAGGGCTCGTGAGACGGGCTGGATGCGTTTGACGAGTCTTGTGGCGGTCCGGGTGATGTCCATGACCTGGTCGAAGGAGAAGGGGAAGTTCTGGTTGACGTGGAGCCCGGAGACGACGTTCCAGACGGCGACGCGGTCTTTGTAGCGTGTGACGACGCGTTCGACGTGGTCGTAGATGAGGTCGCGGATGGTCTCGAAGTCGTGTTCCCAGATGTAGACCCAGTCGGGGACGTGTCCGGTCTCGAAGCTGATGAGGGGTCCGGC
Coding sequences within:
- the fliD gene encoding flagellar filament capping protein FliD; this translates as MGQITSGVGLVSGIDYLSLVDQLIQLQTGPRTQLEIRNAELAAQQVAYQDVSAKLLSVKSSVSTLSRSTVFRSTTASSSNESVASATSSTGAVPGSYTFSVSQLVRSQQVITDGFSDKDITPLDAGSISFDRAESALSTRTRLSALRGGEGVTRGVLTITDQSGRTADIDISTAVNIEDVLEAINTTTGIGVRASITDDGLTLTDISGGSGTLTVAESEAAESLGLSASGGVDASAASDPTGKLVSARLNYMGRETVLTNLNDGNGIRMSSFSTDFTITDRSGATHSVDLGEATSLGDVMDAIASATGGAVTAKVSDGGVRDGSSLTLVDTTGGGGNLVVADASGSSAATDLGIVGDVAGDEIVGGRLVAEMGSKLVTNLLGGRGLAIEDEIGVTNGLGATVIFDLAGAESVTDLVDQINAATSSIGVYASINGANNGIELKDVSGGSGSLTVTEEGGMLASELGIVGEHTGGSVDGGNLQLKYISEATRLDKLGIVRGQFTITDALNDSAVVDLTQGNEVTLGDVIDEINSKGLAIEARINDTGDGILIEDKVPTGTVPLQAIKIEERGSSTARTLGLLGEADEPGGDLDGSFETRITFSSEKLTLDTDISVLNDGEGLGDIENQNDIKITLKDGTEIELNFDAVNKGFDGDASTTSIADVIEFIESQVEAVTGNRDLEVKINDTESGLDVVDFTSGSDALRIEALNGSPLAADLGILGSTDPDLNEINGSAIVEITTLQDLANKINDAGGPAVATILNDGNPNGGYRMVFTAREAGESGGFVFDDGGMGVNARTITEAQDAAVFLGSSKDVLITSTTNTLDDLIPGTTITLNGTSETPVTINISENLDEVKSTIETFVTSFNEAVSTIDSYDSYNADTEERGLLLGDSTVSQIRNNLYNRVTLSTGQLTGTYKVLSQVGIRIGEGGVLTFDAARFDREVGEDRAGVIDLFTKKTTVEDDEGNRSVLNQGVLAQLDEWLESITNSFDGTLKQRGDTLNSLVEANQDRIEDIDEDLERERAKLEAEFIAMEIALAELQGQSSSLSQIQAIAPLTSSNS
- a CDS encoding uracil-DNA glycosylase, with the translated sequence MDPRDLRRLRQHLHADALLDIDAVPLGTTTNLPPKRPETARTNPTPEARTNVVSARTKRHENEPKRPKTDENGPDLDENGSKRAKMDQNQKSAPELDSDGKLSVLNDLRSEVAACVRCALAAGRTQTVFGEGDPDADIMFIGEGPGQNEDEQGVPFVGRAGQLLEKQIVAMGLSRSEVYIANVVKCRPPGNRNPAADEVDACSGYLRRQIETIRPKAIVTLGGPAAKLILNTREGITRIRGTWHSYVDANPEVPVMPTFHPAYLLRSYTVDNRKKVWSDLCAVLERLGKTPPKP
- a CDS encoding bactofilin family protein, encoding MSSDASTQNRTVLGADCSIAGDLSIDNDATLLGQFEGELRVSRSLEIGGSARARGTIMAGAVMMSGEAEAVIIAEQVVHLLPGCRVKGRIFAPQLQVEEGAMFDGELCVSPNAIEAAESHMKSSQASARPSMHESAPGGHDVQTVPSAVATLLERRRQQQSASEAQAA
- a CDS encoding polymer-forming cytoskeletal protein: MPIKPPSLGFLTTRKPAPRSQRWVSCPTCGRGFEVSSRAISATCPTCTRHFVFDDVSIRKDTKRDVSTMGHVHVEPGSGMIGRVVCGSLTIEGRYDGDATVFGAALLVEDADCRGVVRARSLSVPAGTTFYGKAHIGSMRDDDPETFGVLPGGSVEPHQREAIRTVIPTRLRRTKILKAVGAGDS
- a CDS encoding ComEA family DNA-binding protein — its product is MWKYCPLLILPILAALLCPIPINTIAPRPAGLRIDVNAAPAADLQLLPGIGPKLSENIIEHRERHGPFTTITQLDDVPRIGPKTLERLRPWVTLNSP
- a CDS encoding endo-1,4-beta-xylanase is translated as MLRFYLPLSDTFGQEWITRNAHAIGPDSHPLRATISLEEGVLTVDRRDLVATAVALLYPVGELGQLTLQTCLLPDRDHPYRLSIELARHRLMNLYALLEEWAMFDLPQDHPVHRRAREARQAFIEALCVVHDDPAAADHHAHNALIAAIDASEELALAHAELLLERRIQTGKLPPHALGIGVPLAHASDHAMKILAGVGSLVALQCPWNALAPEEDGNRWDDMDRWVDWASERNIPLAAGPLISFETGHVPDWVYIWEHDFETIRDLIYDHVERVVTRYKDRVAVWNVVSGLHVNQNFPFSFDQVMDITRTATRLVKRIQPVSRALIGLRQPFGEYFAANVRSIPPALYADLVVQAGNVFDGFSLQILMGQAQPGQFCRDLMQLATLIDRYGALGKPLQVVIGVPSSPVTSEMINDTDSDLPADSECGIWRRPWNATVQGHWLEAVTQIAASRPFVETVLWKEVVDHPDMSLPLAGLLAENLEPKPAAARLLELRKRFNLQPQQPA